A single region of the Buchnera aphidicola (Formosaphis micheliae) genome encodes:
- the gndA gene encoding NADP-dependent phosphogluconate dehydrogenase produces MLKNQIGIIGLSVMGSNLALNFERNMYTVSVYNRSFEKTNDLIDKSVEKNIFPFFSIKEFVISLNKPRIILLMVKSGQATDQTINSLVSYLNIGDILIDGGNSFYQDTIRRYNELSKIGIKFIGAGISGGEYGALYGPSIMPGGEKNTYDIIEPMLKKIAAKSINNESCVDYIGPSGAGHYVKMVHNGIEYSDMQLIAETYFFLKILIVNDNDELSDIFFHWNKGELNSYLLEITVNIFKKKNSLGEYLIDFISDHAENKGTGRWTSQSALDLGEPITLITESVFFRYISSLKSQRLYASKVLKGPEINITHCNKKDLIEKIRQALYLGKLISYAQGFSLLKSASEKYQWNLKYANIAKIFQSGCIIQAKFLEKITEVYLENNQIYNLLLTPYFKDIANKYHNSMRYIVSHAVTNGIPVPSFSSAISYYDSYRMALLPTNLIQAQRDYFGSHTYKRIDKEGIFHTNWL; encoded by the coding sequence ATGTTAAAAAATCAGATTGGTATTATAGGTTTATCCGTAATGGGTAGTAATTTGGCGTTAAATTTTGAAAGAAACATGTATACAGTATCTGTGTACAATCGTTCTTTTGAGAAAACTAATGATTTAATTGATAAGAGTGTAGAAAAAAACATATTTCCTTTTTTTTCTATTAAAGAATTTGTTATATCATTAAATAAACCACGTATTATTTTATTAATGGTAAAATCAGGACAAGCTACTGATCAAACAATTAATTCTCTTGTATCTTATTTAAATATAGGGGATATTTTAATTGATGGAGGTAATTCTTTTTATCAAGATACCATTCGTCGTTATAATGAGTTATCTAAAATTGGTATAAAATTTATAGGTGCTGGTATTTCAGGAGGTGAATATGGAGCTTTATATGGACCTTCTATTATGCCTGGAGGTGAAAAAAATACTTATGATATTATTGAACCAATGTTAAAAAAAATAGCAGCAAAGTCTATAAATAATGAATCGTGTGTAGATTATATAGGACCAAGTGGTGCAGGTCATTATGTAAAAATGGTTCATAATGGAATAGAATATAGTGACATGCAATTGATAGCAGAGACATATTTTTTTCTTAAGATTTTAATAGTAAACGATAATGATGAATTATCAGATATTTTTTTTCATTGGAATAAAGGGGAGTTAAATAGTTATTTATTAGAAATTACGGTAAATATATTTAAGAAAAAAAATAGTTTAGGAGAATATCTTATAGATTTTATATCAGATCATGCAGAAAATAAAGGAACAGGTAGATGGACTAGTCAAAGTGCTTTAGATTTAGGTGAACCAATAACTTTAATTACAGAATCTGTTTTTTTTCGTTATATTTCTTCGTTAAAATCACAGCGTTTATATGCTTCTAAAGTGTTGAAAGGACCTGAAATTAATATAACACACTGTAATAAAAAGGATCTTATTGAAAAGATTAGACAAGCTTTATATTTAGGCAAATTGATTTCTTATGCACAAGGTTTTTCTTTGTTAAAATCTGCTTCTGAAAAATATCAATGGAATTTAAAATATGCAAATATTGCAAAAATATTTCAATCTGGATGTATTATTCAGGCAAAATTTTTAGAAAAGATTACTGAGGTGTATTTAGAAAATAACCAAATATATAATTTATTATTGACACCATATTTTAAAGATATTGCTAATAAATATCATAATTCTATGCGTTATATAGTGTCTCATGCTGTTACTAATGGTATACCTGTTCCTTCTTTTTCATCTGCAATTTCATATTATGATAGTTATAGAATGGCTTTGTTACCTACTAATTTAATTCAAGCACAACGAGATTATTTTGGATCTCATACATATAAGAGAATTGATAAAGAAGGTATTTTTCATACAAATTGGTTATAG
- the dcd gene encoding dCTP deaminase — MRLCDKDIEKLIDDNQLIIYPSIDRNLINGAAIDIHLGKEFCTFSDNYTQCVDLSKSREEVGVYLNKLMNKKIIIDEDKCFFLKPGCLVLGVTVENIEIPRNIVGWLDGRSSLARLGLMVHITSHRIDPGWKGNIVLEFFNISKLILGLKPGMLIASISFEILSGPALRPYNVRYNAKYFNQTGVEPSKINQD; from the coding sequence GTGAGATTGTGTGATAAGGATATTGAAAAGTTAATAGATGATAATCAGTTAATAATTTATCCATCCATTGATAGAAATTTAATTAATGGAGCTGCGATCGATATACATTTAGGTAAAGAGTTCTGTACATTTTCTGATAATTATACTCAATGTGTAGATTTAAGTAAATCTAGAGAAGAAGTAGGTGTTTATTTGAATAAATTAATGAATAAAAAAATTATTATAGATGAAGATAAATGTTTTTTTTTAAAACCCGGTTGTTTAGTATTAGGTGTTACTGTTGAAAATATAGAGATTCCTAGAAATATAGTAGGATGGTTAGATGGACGATCATCTTTAGCACGTTTAGGTTTAATGGTGCATATTACTTCTCATAGAATAGATCCTGGATGGAAAGGTAATATTGTATTAGAATTTTTTAATATTAGTAAATTGATATTAGGATTAAAACCAGGTATGTTAATAGCTTCTATTAGTTTTGAAATTTTATCTGGTCCAGCGTTAAGACCTTACAATGTGCGTTATAACGCTAAGTATTTTAATCAGACTGGTGTAGAACCTAGTAAAATTAATCAAGATTAA
- the metG gene encoding methionine--tRNA ligase, whose protein sequence is MSIQYKKILVTCALPYANGSIHIGHLLEQIQADIWVRYNRMIGNKVWFICADDAHGTAVMLQAKKRNISPEMLITNVLNEHKLDFFKFNISHDNYYTTHSIENRTLINEVYDILKNSGYIKERVIFQLYDMKKNMFLPDRFVQGVCSLCQAKNQYGDHCEVCGGTYSAMDLINPVSVLSYTKPIARKSLHLFFDLPYFTNMLKKWILSGVLQNNIIKKTQEWFKYGLKKWDISRDSPYFGFKIPNYVDKYFYVWLDASIGYMSIFKNLCKKKIDLCFNEFWKKDSTCELHQFIGKDIIYFHTLFWPAILEGLNLRKPTKIFVHGHVTINGDKLSKSKHTFMKASDWLQNYDSDSLRYYYACKLSSNANDIEVNIMQLVQKINSDIVNKVVNLAVRNSSFIHKKFYGKLSNVLDDLTLYNQFLNESKNIECFFDNREYSLAMKKIMELTDIANKYINDKKPWTLDQKNNDKLHSICSMGINLFKIIVTWLSPVMPELAKRVEYFLNKKLIWKELSSPLLNHNINYVRVLYERIN, encoded by the coding sequence ATGAGTATTCAATACAAAAAAATATTAGTAACATGTGCTTTGCCTTATGCAAATGGGTCTATTCATATTGGTCATTTATTAGAACAAATTCAGGCAGATATTTGGGTTCGTTATAATCGAATGATTGGAAATAAAGTATGGTTTATTTGTGCTGACGATGCTCATGGTACTGCGGTAATGCTTCAAGCAAAAAAACGAAATATTTCTCCTGAAATGTTAATTACTAATGTTTTAAATGAACATAAATTAGATTTTTTTAAGTTTAATATATCTCATGATAATTATTATACAACTCATAGTATAGAAAATAGAACACTTATTAATGAAGTATATGATATTTTAAAAAATAGTGGTTATATTAAAGAACGTGTTATTTTTCAGTTATATGATATGAAAAAAAATATGTTTTTACCTGATAGGTTTGTTCAGGGAGTTTGTTCATTATGTCAAGCTAAAAATCAATATGGTGATCATTGTGAAGTATGCGGAGGAACTTATTCTGCAATGGATTTAATTAATCCAGTTTCAGTTTTATCTTATACGAAACCGATTGCACGTAAATCTCTACATTTGTTTTTTGATTTGCCTTATTTTACAAATATGTTAAAAAAATGGATATTATCTGGTGTATTACAAAATAATATAATAAAAAAAACTCAAGAATGGTTTAAGTACGGGTTAAAAAAATGGGATATTTCTAGAGATTCTCCTTATTTTGGTTTTAAAATACCTAATTATGTCGATAAGTATTTTTACGTTTGGTTAGATGCTTCTATTGGATATATGAGTATATTTAAAAATTTATGTAAAAAAAAAATAGATTTATGTTTTAATGAATTTTGGAAAAAAGATTCTACTTGTGAATTGCATCAGTTTATAGGAAAAGATATTATTTATTTTCATACGTTGTTTTGGCCAGCAATACTAGAAGGTCTTAATTTACGTAAACCAACAAAAATTTTTGTACATGGACATGTTACAATTAATGGTGATAAATTATCTAAATCTAAACATACTTTTATGAAAGCATCTGATTGGTTACAGAATTATGATTCTGATAGTTTACGTTATTATTATGCATGTAAATTATCTTCTAATGCTAATGATATTGAAGTAAACATAATGCAGTTAGTACAAAAAATTAATTCAGATATTGTAAATAAAGTAGTGAATTTAGCAGTACGTAATTCTAGTTTTATTCATAAAAAATTTTATGGAAAGTTATCTAATGTATTGGACGATTTAACATTATATAATCAATTTTTAAATGAGTCTAAAAATATAGAATGTTTTTTTGATAATAGAGAGTATTCTTTAGCTATGAAAAAAATTATGGAATTAACTGATATAGCTAATAAATATATAAATGATAAAAAACCTTGGACGTTAGATCAGAAAAATAATGATAAATTGCATTCTATATGTTCTATGGGTATTAATTTATTTAAAATTATTGTTACTTGGTTATCACCAGTAATGCCTGAATTAGCTAAAAGAGTCGAATATTTTTTAAATAAAAAATTAATATGGAAAGAATTGTCATCTCCCTTATTAAATCATAATATTAATTATGTTCGGGTTTTATACGAAAGAATTAATTAA
- the tilS gene encoding tRNA lysidine(34) synthetase TilS yields MTILNKINKIIKEKQHFLLSYSGGLDSTVLLHLMIKLREIKNIHLRAIHINHRLHKESTLWSNHCQEKCKKYNIPIIINNITIHQTKNNMESYYRNIRYQLIYKNILPQETLLTAHHLNDQCETFLLALKRGSGPTGLSCMPVYKKNGNITHMRPLLNISQDTIKKWAKKHQLKWIEDPSNSNIKYDRNFIRKKIIPILQKRWPFFIKNCSRSAKICNEQEQVIDLFLEPIVQKNTLFDNSLNITYLKKINKELRNIILRKWIIKNGVQQTPSYNGINRIYTDIINNNKTSTPKISFKKYEIKKYKNTIHLIQPIMPSMKHIILFWHDTSLPLSLPNQLGQIINNNTGMKIPYPKKSTLINIRFQANGTFYIDGYTYKIKLKNIWKMFNLPYWKRENIPLLFYDNILISALGVFVTRHSNLNFNKYWYLSWQNNITKNKNYI; encoded by the coding sequence ATGACAATTTTAAATAAAATAAATAAAATTATTAAAGAAAAACAACATTTTTTACTAAGCTATAGCGGCGGATTAGATTCTACTGTATTATTACATTTAATGATAAAATTAAGAGAAATAAAAAATATACATTTGCGTGCCATACATATTAATCATCGATTACATAAAGAATCAACTTTATGGAGTAATCATTGTCAAGAAAAATGCAAAAAATATAATATACCTATTATAATTAATAACATAACTATTCATCAAACAAAAAATAATATGGAATCTTATTATAGAAACATTAGATATCAATTAATATATAAAAATATATTACCACAAGAAACTTTACTGACTGCTCATCATTTAAATGATCAATGTGAAACTTTTTTACTAGCTTTAAAAAGAGGAAGTGGTCCTACAGGATTATCTTGTATGCCTGTTTACAAAAAAAATGGTAACATAACGCATATGAGACCATTATTAAATATAAGTCAAGATACAATAAAAAAATGGGCTAAAAAACACCAATTAAAATGGATTGAAGATCCTAGTAACTCTAATATAAAATACGATCGAAATTTTATACGAAAAAAAATTATACCAATATTACAAAAAAGATGGCCATTCTTTATTAAAAACTGTTCACGTAGTGCTAAAATTTGCAATGAACAAGAACAAGTAATTGATTTATTTTTAGAACCAATAGTTCAAAAAAACACACTATTTGATAATTCATTAAACATAACATATTTAAAAAAAATAAATAAAGAATTAAGAAATATTATCCTTAGAAAATGGATTATTAAAAACGGTGTACAACAAACACCCTCATATAATGGAATTAATAGAATTTATACTGACATAATTAATAATAATAAAACATCAACTCCAAAAATTTCTTTCAAAAAATATGAAATTAAAAAATATAAAAATACAATTCATTTAATTCAACCAATTATGCCTTCAATGAAACACATTATTCTTTTTTGGCATGATACTTCTTTACCTTTATCCTTACCAAATCAATTAGGTCAAATTATTAATAATAATACAGGTATGAAAATACCTTACCCAAAAAAAAGTACATTGATAAATATTCGTTTTCAAGCTAATGGTACATTTTATATCGATGGATATACATATAAAATAAAACTAAAAAACATTTGGAAAATGTTTAATTTACCTTACTGGAAAAGAGAAAATATTCCTTTATTATTTTATGATAATATTTTAATCAGTGCATTAGGTGTATTTGTTACACGACATTCTAATTTAAATTTTAATAAATACTGGTATTTATCATGGCAAAACAATATAACAAAAAATAAAAATTATATTTAA
- the ydgT gene encoding transcription modulator YdgT, translated as MTTQDYLLKFRRINSLKTLEKLFDHLNYSLRNDQELIKMYRAADHRRAELASGGQLFNLGCVPKFIWHYVL; from the coding sequence ATGACAACACAAGATTATTTATTAAAATTTCGCAGGATAAATTCTTTAAAAACCCTTGAAAAATTATTTGATCATCTTAATTATTCTCTTAGAAATGATCAAGAATTAATTAAAATGTATAGAGCAGCTGATCACAGAAGAGCTGAATTAGCATCTGGTGGACAATTATTTAATTTAGGATGTGTTCCTAAATTTATATGGCATTATGTATTGTAA
- the nth gene encoding endonuclease III, protein MDNKKRFDIIKIFYRNKNIFNTELIFSSSFECLVSVILSAKSTDIRVNQATKKLYAIANNPKDILSLGLIRLTSYINSIGLYNSKAKNIINLCTILVNQYQGNVPNDRIKLERLPGVGRKTANVVLNLIFNWSTIAVDTHVFRVSNRIGIVTGKTVLEVERKLLSYIPMYFIEYVHYWFIHHGRYVCIARKPKCNICCVRCLCEFNNKII, encoded by the coding sequence TTGGATAATAAAAAAAGATTTGATATAATAAAAATTTTTTATAGGAATAAAAATATATTCAATACAGAATTAATTTTCTCTTCTTCTTTTGAGTGTTTAGTTTCAGTTATTTTATCTGCAAAATCTACGGATATTCGTGTAAATCAAGCGACTAAAAAATTATATGCTATTGCTAATAATCCGAAAGATATTTTATCTCTTGGTTTAATTCGATTAACATCCTATATTAATAGTATAGGATTATATAATAGTAAAGCAAAAAATATTATTAATCTTTGTACAATTTTAGTTAATCAATATCAAGGAAATGTTCCTAATGATCGTATTAAATTAGAACGTTTACCAGGTGTTGGCAGAAAAACAGCTAATGTTGTCTTAAATTTAATTTTTAATTGGAGTACAATAGCTGTAGATACACATGTATTTCGTGTATCAAATAGGATAGGTATAGTAACAGGAAAAACTGTACTAGAAGTTGAAAGAAAGTTATTATCTTATATTCCTATGTATTTTATAGAATATGTACATTATTGGTTTATTCATCACGGTCGTTATGTATGTATTGCACGGAAACCAAAATGTAATATATGTTGCGTAAGATGTTTATGTGAATTTAATAATAAGATAATATAA
- the priA gene encoding replication restart helicase PriA, translated as MFIIKVALFLPIKKTFKYLCPVDMRSKIGCRVIVPFGNRKIIGIIISTCNSKYSLPFKLKNIHSIIDESPIYTENIWNVLKQSSIYYHCSIGYILFQILPILIKQGENVLPITLEEWIVTEKGKLIDLNTLKKTPKQLYALSILRKKTILQNELKKYNLSNYVLNKLNDKGLCNIEIVCKKNLFWKKNILIKEFKLPLNKKEYLVIKQILQKEKCFMSWVLTGMNCIIKEKVYFSLILRILKKGLQILILAPNDYIVYEIVSLLQTYLDVPIDGLYDKSTNRQKFSIWIKAKNYETAIVIGTRQAVFIPIAKLGMIIVDSEHDTAYKNKKGWLYHARNLGILRARQENVPIILESVSPTLETLHNVVKKKYKYIDFCYRLFNQKKVIQHIIDINSEKLKCSLTTTIINKIYEHIHKHNHIVLIVSNCRHIFFILFCKHCKWIAKCENCNEYYYVNEHYNELFCRFCLIKLTIPMFCLLCGNTSLISRGFSIEHIKESIKNIFSNVSILCINYKNSNYKNILKKYSFKLVISKALIILVQEKDFLSIHFFNIKLAVMLLIDSHFISMKFRSIEKFAQMYTNIMYILDKKNESFEFFIQTFNPNNDDLIKLINNGYHSLSMSLLRKRSILQLPPITYHAIIYVSSKNMYSIEKFFMIFRTILNSHTQQYNNDLWTMGPFPELSKTLNKKKYIYQLLLQHSSRKLLFNILKYSLNMIKTFPIYNKVICTLDVDPI; from the coding sequence GTGTTTATTATAAAAGTTGCATTGTTTCTACCTATAAAAAAAACTTTTAAATATTTATGTCCTGTAGATATGCGTTCTAAAATTGGATGTCGAGTGATAGTACCATTTGGTAATAGAAAAATAATTGGTATTATTATTTCTACATGTAATTCAAAGTATTCTTTACCTTTTAAATTAAAAAATATTCATTCTATTATTGATGAATCGCCAATATATACAGAAAATATATGGAATGTGTTAAAACAGTCTTCTATATATTATCATTGTTCAATTGGATATATTTTATTTCAAATTTTACCTATTTTGATAAAACAAGGGGAAAATGTATTACCAATAACGTTGGAAGAATGGATTGTTACAGAAAAAGGTAAATTAATAGATTTAAATACACTAAAAAAAACACCAAAACAACTTTATGCTTTATCTATATTAAGAAAAAAAACCATATTACAAAATGAATTAAAGAAATATAATTTATCTAATTATGTTTTAAATAAGTTAAATGATAAAGGTTTATGTAATATAGAAATAGTATGTAAAAAGAATCTATTTTGGAAAAAAAATATTTTAATTAAAGAATTTAAATTACCTTTAAATAAAAAAGAATATTTAGTAATTAAACAAATTTTACAAAAAGAAAAATGTTTTATGTCTTGGGTTTTAACTGGTATGAATTGTATAATAAAAGAAAAAGTTTATTTCAGTTTGATATTGAGAATTTTAAAAAAAGGTTTACAGATATTAATTTTAGCACCAAACGATTATATTGTGTATGAAATTGTATCTTTATTACAAACTTATTTAGATGTACCAATTGACGGACTATATGATAAATCTACTAATAGACAAAAATTTTCTATATGGATTAAAGCAAAAAATTATGAAACTGCTATAGTTATTGGAACACGACAAGCAGTGTTTATTCCAATAGCAAAATTGGGTATGATAATAGTTGATTCAGAACATGATACTGCTTATAAAAATAAGAAAGGATGGTTATATCATGCTAGAAATTTAGGTATATTAAGAGCTCGTCAAGAAAATGTTCCTATTATATTAGAATCTGTTTCTCCTACTTTAGAAACATTACATAATGTTGTCAAAAAAAAATATAAATATATAGATTTTTGTTATCGTTTATTTAATCAAAAAAAAGTAATACAACACATAATAGATATTAATAGTGAAAAGTTAAAATGTAGTTTAACTACTACTATAATTAATAAAATTTATGAACATATACATAAACATAATCATATTGTGTTAATTGTCAGTAATTGTAGACATATATTTTTTATTTTATTTTGCAAACATTGTAAATGGATTGCAAAATGTGAAAACTGTAATGAATATTATTATGTTAATGAACATTATAATGAATTATTCTGTCGTTTTTGCTTAATAAAATTAACTATTCCAATGTTTTGTTTATTGTGTGGAAATACATCTTTAATTTCTCGTGGTTTTAGTATAGAACATATTAAAGAATCTATAAAAAATATATTTTCTAATGTGTCAATTTTATGTATAAATTATAAAAATAGTAATTATAAAAATATTTTAAAAAAGTATTCTTTTAAATTAGTAATTAGTAAAGCATTAATTATATTAGTTCAGGAAAAAGATTTTTTAAGTATACATTTTTTTAACATTAAATTAGCAGTAATGTTATTAATTGATTCTCATTTTATATCTATGAAATTCCGTTCTATAGAAAAATTTGCGCAAATGTATACTAATATAATGTATATATTAGATAAAAAAAATGAGTCATTTGAATTTTTTATACAAACGTTTAATCCTAATAATGATGATTTAATTAAATTAATTAATAATGGATACCATAGTTTATCAATGAGTTTGTTAAGAAAGCGGTCAATTTTACAATTACCTCCTATTACTTATCATGCTATTATTTATGTTTCAAGTAAAAACATGTATAGCATAGAAAAATTTTTTATGATTTTTCGTACAATATTAAATAGTCACACGCAACAATATAATAATGATTTATGGACTATGGGACCATTTCCTGAACTTTCTAAAACTTTAAATAAAAAAAAATATATTTATCAATTATTACTTCAACATTCTTCTCGCAAATTATTATTTAATATATTAAAATATAGCTTAAATATGATTAAAACATTTCCTATTTATAATAAAGTAATATGTACTTTAGATGTTGATCCTATTTAA
- the tyrS gene encoding tyrosine--tRNA ligase: protein MPKFCLISELMERGCISQCTDKIELLNSVKNKTLSIYCGFDITADSLHIGHILPLICLKRFQIVGHKPIVLLGQATSLIGDPSFKLEERILNTEESILIWKEKISKQISLFLDFNCDKNNAKIVNNKDWFNNMNILTFLRKVGKHFSVNQMMNKESVKRRIVSENQGISFTEFSYSLLQAYDFSELNRKYSVTVQIGGSDQWGNIVSGVLLTRKLFNRKVFGLTLPLLTQSNGIKFGKTETGTLWLDPEKTTPYKFYQFWINRSDIDSINFLKYFTFLSVNEIHSRWKVNMENNDDYWSAKVILAEHMTRLIHGNQGLLAAKRISSCLFSGSIENMLLTDFEQLKQDGIPYVELSGHEDLVQSLINSTLATSRTQAYNMINSNAVYVNNKMINNTKYYFKNDDKIFGKYSLLRRGKKNYYLLCW from the coding sequence ATGCCTAAATTTTGTTTAATAAGCGAATTAATGGAAAGGGGATGTATATCACAATGTACAGATAAAATTGAATTATTAAATAGTGTAAAAAATAAAACTTTATCTATTTATTGTGGATTTGATATTACTGCAGATAGTTTACATATAGGACACATTTTACCACTGATTTGTTTGAAGAGATTTCAAATAGTAGGTCACAAACCTATAGTGCTATTAGGTCAAGCGACTAGTTTAATAGGAGATCCTAGTTTTAAATTAGAAGAAAGAATATTAAATACTGAAGAATCTATTTTAATATGGAAAGAAAAAATTAGTAAACAGATTTCTTTATTTCTTGATTTTAATTGTGATAAAAATAATGCTAAAATTGTTAATAATAAAGATTGGTTTAATAATATGAATATATTAACTTTTTTACGTAAGGTAGGTAAACATTTTTCAGTGAATCAAATGATGAATAAAGAGTCAGTAAAAAGAAGAATTGTTTCTGAAAATCAAGGAATTTCGTTTACTGAATTTTCATATAGTTTGCTACAAGCGTATGATTTTTCTGAATTAAATAGGAAATATTCAGTTACTGTTCAAATAGGAGGTTCTGATCAATGGGGAAACATTGTATCAGGTGTTTTATTAACTCGTAAGTTATTTAACAGAAAAGTATTTGGATTGACATTACCTTTACTTACACAAAGTAATGGCATTAAGTTTGGTAAAACAGAAACAGGTACTTTATGGTTAGATCCAGAAAAAACTACACCATATAAATTTTATCAATTTTGGATTAATAGATCAGATATAGATAGTATTAATTTTTTAAAATATTTTACTTTTTTAAGTGTAAATGAAATTCATTCTAGATGGAAAGTTAACATGGAGAATAACGATGATTATTGGTCAGCAAAGGTTATTTTAGCTGAACATATGACTCGTTTAATACATGGAAACCAAGGGCTATTAGCAGCAAAAAGAATTTCTTCTTGTCTTTTTTCTGGATCTATAGAAAACATGTTATTAACTGATTTTGAACAATTAAAACAAGATGGTATTCCTTATGTTGAGTTATCTGGACATGAAGATTTAGTACAATCGTTGATTAATTCTACTTTAGCTACATCTCGTACTCAAGCGTATAATATGATTAACTCTAATGCGGTATATGTTAATAATAAAATGATTAATAATACAAAATATTATTTTAAAAATGATGATAAAATTTTTGGAAAATATTCATTATTACGTCGTGGAAAAAAAAATTATTATTTGTTATGTTGGTAA